One Palaemon carinicauda isolate YSFRI2023 chromosome 4, ASM3689809v2, whole genome shotgun sequence DNA segment encodes these proteins:
- the LOC137640091 gene encoding mucin-2-like isoform X2 encodes MGKERRWPIASLGVGFLFAIQIAFALNDSGNSQDHNVVFLQDISGISDILRAKKGDNLVLVNRTEDSVNNLSSTIIDTFDSYSRDVDPTDVPITTLNAETLRTTNTAENTDERPSTATTLITPDDGRDGSSFDENIMDSTQESARVTDNGEGLVLFDSDAEESSVTTGVTNDVQIDDFTAHFTDIESPEETSTVHAEIGDNYSFTTLRECESTDDGCNISVELYSESNNTLFTLSTVNEESESFTHKDDLEPSLLLQTLPSAERETLEATTVAVEGEERETIVSPSTLVAVEPVAVTMELEYLSPNDASAIKNYNEDVSSESVAEEFANSGSIVKSVTDTEIPFNEIGDYGDEYDLIVETLISTATVYYDEESLQNLETSRRVVRTVSQDFDADAWGASNQYRGFLSDDPASIKTYLTVNSASSFDLRRKSQRKTDPEPDIDDIIKGIVQLLGGNVKVTAAEESDTRLTTFGGEPVSSRRINNRGPPRLTQVSPFGVLSSAVLTRPPIRPPVTPPAGNSNHHMPGFPPGPPQFVANTRPPFLAPLPPSLSPRPSPPIQKPYETGVPLPIDLLTETEEVSEETPIIPLNPAVTEDDEDQDASVTDEVTLETSVNEEGIAQTHSAELPSASTEELIIETVKMTTTESSTPASEEFSTVEHSLTEETEPLSPDSSSVPEASTTLPPITVTEAPSSSFTDSPLLEPASTLISPTPVTSQETLQTSTSSITTEISSSSEALLPSVESPVSNSHPTTSATPPLQLPTAIHSTQLSAGSQSYSPWPPAPSFSGPRPGVVLDDSNYRPGQIITGTVVPFDTGPGDVFDVTVSVYQDFGGVRPQARPPSYPSLGQPLIVPVDPLGDDSPLITTPAGDGNGFVSIDGRKTYFDLIPTSTESQGLSQDKTVGTGVGVIIPEDDVVQGSHGGFYQVQPLQQPPSRGPLPIPPISTSPPTHAATRPVRKPTYNKRPTQPPIRIDTCIVGDDSTCQEQLNEVCRTEEGVSSCYCKPGTARRRPRTPCKRMISLRVSMKVDRVGDQRIVWNGNYANPESEEYRLLEWESHLAISNALSKTRLGSTYLGNTIHKFYSLGGKVIVNSTIHLEDNPTNRNRNMPQMVQRQIIQVIQNHANNIGDSSLYVEGPLNPIPDVSDVNECNDRLLYDCHPDATCINEFGTFTCRCLPGYTDRYSDDPEQVGRKCESCSSDYCNKKGDCRIQSGQKVCECMGSYYGTRCEIDGEVLGVAVGASVAAVVIIILTLIFLCMWSRRWKAQDRKTEVLARGAAAAGATLGGYSVNIQHKGGTLPPNQYGVSMEDRMRWAQIAESIGSQNIYTQQPQDMGASAVYSANSNEYLTSAAASSNPYSVYNRVTRVLSNSTLGRRGGKSILDRLRGIFGRQTKGNSKNRIPSYMMTSHPTLNFQQLMALHAHLSTSQPGTLGGPNAPPSVAAATPTPLYKGQRQMAGSLSGYASLGTLGSTATGQYNHEQFGLQHLNPVNHLAALQHQQQQHYQKQHQAFGTQSMYGQYGPASFTAMSQSGIGAGGVSRAPTLGARTPVPLHDSMGVAATIGPMGGASVIAKGIGSSVIGGRQ; translated from the exons ATTCTGGAAACAGCCAAGATCATAACGTGGTTTTCCTTCAGGACATAAGTGGCATTAGTGATATTTTAAGGGCGAAAAAGGGTGATAACTTAGTATTAGTAAATAGAACAGAAGATAGTGTAAATAATCTTAGTAGTACTATTATCGACACATTTGATAGTTATAGTAGAGATGTTGATCCAACGGATGTGCCAATAACAACGTTAAACGCAGAAACTTTAAGGACAACGAACACCGCAGAAAATACTGACGAAAGACCTTCTACAGCAACCACTTTGATAACTCCGGATGATGGCAGAGATGGGTCTTCATTTGATGAAAACATCATGGATTCCACACAGGAGAGTGCCCGAGTTACGGATAATGGTGAGGGTTTAGTATTGTTCGATAGTGATGCAGAGGAATCATCGGTAACAACCGGCGTCACGAATGACGTACAAATCGATGATTTCACAGCTCACTTCACAGACATTGAAAGCCCGGAGGAAACCTCAACTGTTCACGCTGAAATTGGCGATAATTATTCATTTACGACTTTGAGGGAATGTGAAAGCACTGATGATGGCTGCAACATTTCTGTGGAGTTATATTCCGAAAGTAACAATACATTGTTCACCCTATCTACTGTAAATGAAGAGAGTGAATCCTTCACTCACAAAGATGATTTAGAACCGTCCTTACTGTTACAAACTTTGCCTAGTGCAGAAAGGGAAACTCTAGAAGCCACAACTGTTGCCGTTGAAGGGGAAGAAAGGGAAACTATAGTAAGTCCATCAACTTTAGTAGCAGTGGAGCCTGTTGCTGTGACTATGGAATTAGAATATTTATCACCAAATGATGCCTCTGCCATAAAAAACTATAATGAGGATGTTTCAAGTGAATCAGTGGCTGAAGAATTTGCGAACAGTGGATCTATCGTAAAATCTGTTACAGATACTGAAATACCTTTCAATGAGATTGGGGATTATGGTGATGAATATGATCTCATAGTGGAGACCCTCATCAGCACTGCCACTGTTTATTATGATGAGGAATCTCTGCAAAATCTTGAAACCAGTCGACGGGTTGTCAGGACAGTGTCACAAGATTTTGATGCAGATGCATGGGGGGCTTCAAACCAGTATAGAGGTTTCTTGTCAGATGATCCAGCTTCTATCAAAACTTACCTCACTGTTAACTCAGCTTCTTCATTTGATCTGCGTCGAAAGTCTCAACGAAAGACAGACCCAGAACCTGATATTGATGATATAATCAAAGGCATTGTGCAACTTTTAGGAGGAAATGTCAAGGTTACAGCTGCTGAGGAAAGTGACACTCGTCTCACAACATTTGGAGGGGAACCAGTTTCCAGCAGACGTATCAATAACCGTGGTCCACCGAGGCTGACTCAAGTATCGCCTTTTGGTGTATTGAGCTCAGCTGTCCTGACTAGGCCACCAATCAGACCTCCTGTCACTCCACCAGCAGGGAATTCAAATCATCATATGCCAGGTTTTCCTCCTGGACCACCACAATTTGTTGCTAATACTAGACCACCTTTTCTAGCACCTCTTCCTCCTTCACTATCCCCAAGGCCTTCACCTCCCATTCAAAAACCTTACGAAACAGGGGTCCCTCTTCCAATAGATTTACTTACTGAAACCGAAGAAGTATCAGAGGAAACACCCATAATCCCACTAAATCCAGCGGTTACAGAAGATGATGAAGATCAAGATGCAAGTGTTACAGATGAGGTCACTCTAGAAACTTCTGTTAATGAAGAAGGTATTGCCCAGACTCATTCTGCTGAACTTCCCTCTGCTTCTACAGAAGAATTGATTATTGAAACAGTGAAAATGACTACAACTGAATCATCAACACCAGCTAGTGAAGAGTTCTCGACAGTAGAGCATTCACTGACAGAAGAAACTGAACCCCTCTCCCCGGATTCCAGCTCTGTACCAGAGGCATCAACAACTCTCCCACCCATTACCGTCACCGAAGCTCCATCCAGTAGTTTCACAGATTCTCCCCTGCTAGAACCTGCTTCTACTTTGATATCACCAACACCTGTGACTAGCCAAGAAACACTTCAGACATCGACCTCAAGTATTACTACCGAAATTAGTTCATCCTCAGAAGCACTTTTACCTTCAGTTGAATCTCCTGTCAGTAATAGTCACCCTACAACATCGGCTACACCTCCCCTTCAACTGCCAACTGCCATACACTCCACACAGCTTTCTGCTGGTTCCCAATCCTATTCTCCTTGGCCCCCTGCCCCATCATTCTCTGGGCCTCGTCCCGGAGTTGTACTGGATGATTCTAACTATCGCCCTGGACAAATCATCACAGGCACTGTGGTTCCTTTCGACACCGGTCCAGGAGATGTTTTTGACGTAACGGTGTCTGTTTACCAGGACTTTGGAGGTGTGCGTCCACAGGCCAGACCACCAAGCTATCCAAGCTTAGGACAACCTCTTATTGTACCAG TGGATCCCCTTGGCGATGACAGCCCCTTGATTACGACGCCTGCTGGAGATGGTAACGGATTTGTATCGATTGACGGGAGGAAAACCTATTTCGATCTGATCCCAACTTCTACGGAGTCACAAGGTCTTTCCCAA GATAAGACAGTCGGTACCGGCGTAGGAGTCATCATTCCAGAGGATGACGTCGTCCAGGGAAGCCACGGAGGATTCTACCAGGTGCAGCCCTTGCAACAGCCACCCTCTCGAGGGCCTCTGCCCATCCCGCCGATTTCTACCTCGCCTCCAACTCATGCTGCTACGCGTCCCGTCAGAAAGCCCACATACAACAAAAGACCGACGCAACCCCCGATCAG AATCGATACTTGCATTGTCGGGGATGACTCCACCTGCCAGGAACAACTCAATGAAGTTTGTAGGACAGAAGAGGGAGTCTCCAGCTGTTATTGCAAGCCAGGTACCGCCAGGAGAAGACCCAGGACACCGTGCAAGA GAATGATATCTTTGAGAGTGTCCATGAAGGTTGACCGCGTCGGGGATCAGCGAATTGTCTGGAATGGAAACTACGCAAATCCAGAATCTGAAGAGTACCGCCTTCTGGAATGGGAGTCTCACTTAGCG ATATCCAACGCATTGTCAAAAACCAGGTTAGGCTCCACTTACCTGGGAAACACCATCCACAAATTCTACTCTCTGGGAGGTAAAGTTATAGTCAATTCTACCATCCATCTGGAGGACAACCCGACCAATAGAAATCGAAATATGCCTCAGATGGTACAGAGGCAGATAATCCAAGTCATCCAGAACCACGCTAATAACATCGGAGACTCCTCTCTCTATGTAGAGGGGCCTCTTAATCCCATTCCGGACGTGTCTG ATGTGAATGAGTGCAATGACCGCTTGCTTTATGACTGCCATCCAGACGCCACCTGCATTAATGAATTTGGCACATTTACCTGTCGATGTCTGCCTGGATATACCGACAG atATTCTGATGACCCAGAACAGGTGGGAAGGAAATGTGAGTCTTGTTCTTCAGATTACTGCAACAAAAAAGGAGACTGCCGCATTCAGTCTGGTCAGAAGGTGTGCGA GTGCATGGGCTCTTATTATGGAACCAGATGCGAAATTGATGGAGAGGTCTTAGGTGTAGCTGTGGGAGCATCTGTAGCAGCTGTCGTTATCATCATTCTAACGCTCATCTTCCTGTGCATGTGGAG TCGAAGATGGAAAGCTCAAGATCGAAAGACGGAGGTGCTAGCTCGAGGGGCAGCTGCTGCAGGTGCGACCTTGGGAGGATATTCCGTTAACATTCAACATAAGGGTGGCACTCTACCACCGAATCAATATGGAGTTTCCATGGAGGATCGCATGAGATGGGCACAAATTGCAGAaagcatcggcagtcaaaatataTACACG CAACAACCTCAAGACATGGGGGCCAGTGCCGTGTACTCTGCTAACAGTAATGAGTACTTAACCTCAGCAGCTGCCTCCTCCAACCCATATTCGGTTTATAACCGAGTGACCAGAGTCCTTTCTAACTCTACCCTCGGGAGGCGGGGAGGCAAGAGTATCTTGGACAGACTTCGGGGCATCTTTGGACGACAGACGAAGGGCAATTCAAAGAACAGAATTCCCTCGTATATGATGACTTCACATCCGACCTTAAACTTCCAACAGCTCATGGCACTTCATGCTCATCTGTCGACATCT CAACCTGGGACATTAGGTGGGCCTAATGCCCCTCCATCTGTTGCTGCAGCAACTCCAACACCATTGTACAAAGGCCAGAGGCAG ATGGCGGGGTCATTATCTGGCTATGCTTCACTTGGAACTTTAGGTTCAACAGCAACAGGTCAGTATAACCATGAGCAGTTTGGATTGCAACACCTGAATCCAGTAAACCATTTAGCAGCCCTCCAGCACCAGCAACAGCAACATTATCAAAAACAACATCAAGCATTTGGGACTCAGTCGATGTATGGACAATATGGCCCTGCATCCTTTACAGCAATGT CTCAAAGTGGAATAGGTGCAGGTGGTGTCTCAAGAGCTCCAACCCTTGGAGCTAGAACGCCAGTTCCTTTACATGACAGCATGGGAGTAGCCGCCACCATAGGGCCCATGGGTGGAGCCAGTGTTATTGCCAAGGGCATTGGTTCATCTGTCATTGGAG GAAGGCAGTGA